One stretch of Candidatus Falkowbacteria bacterium DNA includes these proteins:
- a CDS encoding DUF218 domain-containing protein: protein MDIGIERGSTNSGSSEFRKTTRTIIFVLLLFCLFVFLIMARVQFKYGSKIVNPESLSPPNVALVFGAGLKARGVPGVVLQDRVISAIRLYQEGRVGRFIMSGDNSTANHNEVQAMKNFALDNGLPEEMMLFDHAGLSTYDSCKNIKEQFELNSVVLITQKYHLRRALYICNELGVDAVGVIAQNTGYGKQFKFTVREWGASFQAWFDLIIK, encoded by the coding sequence ATGGACATTGGAATAGAAAGAGGAAGCACAAATAGTGGATCAAGTGAATTCAGAAAAACAACTAGAACAATTATTTTTGTTTTATTATTATTTTGTTTGTTTGTTTTCTTGATCATGGCACGAGTTCAGTTTAAGTATGGTTCGAAAATAGTTAATCCTGAAAGTTTATCTCCACCAAACGTGGCGTTAGTATTTGGTGCAGGATTAAAAGCTCGTGGTGTTCCTGGAGTTGTGCTTCAAGATAGAGTTATATCAGCCATTAGACTTTATCAGGAGGGGCGAGTCGGTCGCTTCATAATGAGCGGAGATAATAGTACAGCTAATCATAATGAAGTTCAGGCCATGAAAAATTTTGCATTGGATAATGGTTTACCTGAAGAGATGATGTTGTTTGACCATGCGGGATTAAGTACTTACGACAGTTGTAAAAACATAAAAGAGCAGTTTGAGTTAAATAGCGTTGTTTTAATTACTCAGAAATATCATTTACGTAGAGCGTTATATATTTGTAATGAACTTGGTGTAGATGCAGTTGGGGTAATAGCTCAAAATACAGGTTACGGTAAACAGTTTAAGTTTACAGTTCGAGAATGGGGCGCAAGTTTTCAAGCGTGGTTTGATTTAATTATTAAGTGA
- a CDS encoding MFS transporter: MTKKIIRSYLFFKFLYGFPFAFHHAIYVLFLLDNGMDMYQVGLINFSFMVAVFLFEVPTGVVADFLGRKFSVVLGSFITGLATIVYFLSYSFWFFVLSEVLVAFGVSMISGALDAWVKDSLDMNGYKEKIGGVFSHGEVVIRAASLLGGSLGAFVAISSLRLPFLISGIGVIVAAGLSIFIIDESYFEKQKLGWKKSFRGMGVIIKKSVHYGYQNKNVWRLIIAGSLLILIIQPLNMNWSIVFEKKIGLWIISIAWIGIKLFEMLGNFVCGRLIDRGVSERILMIYGAIEVGVFVLVASIFASGWLILWAFWLHEIGRGVFNPAHMGYLHENIPSKERATIGSFNSMIVKAGAAIGWLGSGYISQWLDVSIVWLVAGVICLIFIPRILWRLK, from the coding sequence ATGACGAAGAAAATTATTCGCAGTTACTTGTTCTTTAAATTTTTGTATGGTTTTCCATTTGCTTTTCATCATGCAATTTACGTTTTGTTTTTGCTTGATAATGGCATGGACATGTACCAAGTCGGTCTGATTAATTTTTCCTTTATGGTTGCAGTGTTCTTGTTTGAAGTACCAACAGGGGTGGTGGCTGATTTTCTCGGAAGAAAGTTCTCAGTGGTTCTGGGATCCTTTATCACTGGATTGGCAACGATAGTATATTTTTTAAGCTATAGTTTCTGGTTCTTTGTTTTGTCCGAAGTGTTAGTTGCATTTGGTGTTAGTATGATCTCTGGTGCGCTCGATGCTTGGGTCAAAGATTCATTAGACATGAACGGCTATAAAGAAAAAATCGGTGGTGTGTTTTCTCACGGTGAAGTTGTCATTAGAGCAGCTTCTCTGTTGGGTGGATCATTAGGAGCCTTTGTTGCCATTAGTAGTTTGCGATTACCATTTTTAATTTCCGGTATAGGCGTTATTGTTGCTGCAGGTTTGTCAATATTTATTATTGACGAGAGTTATTTTGAAAAGCAAAAACTGGGATGGAAAAAAAGTTTCCGTGGTATGGGTGTAATAATAAAAAAAAGTGTTCACTACGGCTATCAGAACAAAAACGTTTGGCGCTTGATTATAGCAGGTAGCTTGCTAATATTAATTATTCAACCACTAAACATGAATTGGTCAATTGTTTTTGAAAAAAAGATTGGCCTTTGGATTATTTCTATTGCTTGGATTGGCATTAAACTATTCGAAATGTTAGGTAACTTTGTTTGTGGTCGATTAATCGATAGGGGTGTTTCAGAAAGGATATTGATGATTTATGGAGCAATTGAGGTTGGCGTTTTTGTTTTAGTAGCCTCAATTTTCGCATCTGGCTGGTTGATTTTATGGGCGTTTTGGCTGCATGAAATTGGCCGTGGAGTCTTTAATCCCGCTCATATGGGGTATCTCCATGAAAATATTCCGTCCAAAGAGAGGGCAACAATTGGCTCCTTCAATTCAATGATAGTCAAGGCAGGAGCAGCAATTGGTTGGCTAGGGAGTGGGTATATTTCCCAGTGGCTGGATGTATCAATTGTTTGGTTGGTGGCGGGAGTGATTTGTTTAATATTCATTCCTCGGATTCTCTGGCGCCTGAAATAA
- a CDS encoding FAD-dependent oxidoreductase encodes MEKFDVIIVGGGPAGMFAAYELVNQKPDLKVCLIELGNLIKNRQRSEVMSGIGGAGSFSDGKLHYTPVLSHEKMLHLYNEAEYQKYLDYVDELFTRFGVTAEYYPKDIDEANRLADDAKKKSIKLFVRKARHVGSDKLPQVIENFENHLLNKGLIIKDQTEVIDIIISGTSVTGVKTDKGDIFADKVILAPGRIKARWLQKISEKYNLPYTYEKVEVGVRVEFPEAVLKKHADLMYETVFMMRTPTFDDVVRTFCPCPKGHVAAEQYKDFVCVNGHSNSDHNSLNSNFAFVSEVTLTEPVENTIAYAKSIAKLATTIGGGKPIVQRMADLYKGRRSTWERISKSFVIPSLKDVTPGDISMALPHRIVKNIKEGLEMLDQVLPGIASPHTLLYAPEIKLRSSKLKTEKDLQTNIKGLYVAGDGAGLSGNITGAAATGLIVARGILNL; translated from the coding sequence ATGGAAAAATTTGATGTGATCATTGTTGGCGGAGGGCCGGCAGGAATGTTTGCTGCATATGAATTGGTTAATCAAAAGCCAGATCTAAAGGTTTGTTTAATCGAGCTTGGTAATTTAATAAAAAATCGACAAAGAAGTGAGGTTATGTCAGGCATTGGTGGAGCTGGTTCTTTTTCTGACGGTAAATTGCATTACACACCTGTTTTAAGTCATGAAAAAATGCTACATTTATATAATGAAGCAGAATATCAAAAGTATTTGGATTATGTTGATGAATTATTTACCAGATTTGGTGTAACTGCAGAATATTATCCAAAAGATATTGATGAGGCAAATCGATTAGCAGATGACGCCAAGAAAAAAAGTATTAAATTATTTGTGCGCAAAGCGCGACATGTTGGTAGTGATAAATTACCACAGGTAATTGAGAATTTTGAAAATCATTTATTAAATAAAGGGCTGATTATAAAAGATCAAACTGAAGTGATTGATATTATTATAAGTGGAACAAGTGTAACGGGTGTGAAAACAGATAAAGGTGACATTTTTGCCGACAAAGTTATTTTAGCGCCCGGACGAATTAAGGCTCGCTGGTTACAAAAAATATCGGAAAAATATAATTTGCCATACACCTATGAAAAAGTTGAAGTGGGTGTAAGAGTAGAATTTCCAGAAGCTGTTTTAAAAAAACATGCAGATTTAATGTATGAAACGGTATTTATGATGAGGACGCCAACTTTTGATGATGTGGTAAGAACTTTTTGTCCTTGTCCAAAAGGTCATGTAGCGGCAGAACAATACAAGGATTTTGTTTGTGTGAATGGACATTCAAATTCAGATCATAATTCATTAAATTCTAATTTTGCTTTTGTGAGTGAGGTGACTTTAACGGAGCCGGTAGAAAATACAATTGCTTATGCTAAATCAATTGCCAAGTTGGCGACCACAATTGGAGGAGGTAAACCAATTGTGCAGAGAATGGCTGATTTATATAAGGGAAGGCGTAGTACTTGGGAAAGAATTAGTAAAAGTTTTGTTATTCCAAGTCTAAAAGATGTAACACCGGGTGATATTTCTATGGCTTTACCTCATAGAATTGTAAAAAACATTAAAGAAGGTTTAGAAATGTTGGATCAAGTTTTACCAGGCATTGCTTCGCCACATACTTTATTATATGCGCCAGAAATTAAACTTCGTTCTTCAAAGTTAAAAACAGAAAAAGATCTACAAACCAATATTAAGGGTTTGTATGTAGCTGGTGACGGTGCAGGTCTTTCTGGAAATATTACTGGGGCGGCGGCTACAGGTTTGATTGTCGCTCGCGGAATTTTGAATTTGTGA
- a CDS encoding NGG1p interacting factor NIF3, protein MNVQEIFNLALKLGIKSDLRGEKRVLQLQKKKKEQYDKLPKDKRKDFNRESLDNPFLDSGIHFDSKKEVKKVLCGIDIDTSEMLLAKELGGIDLVIGHHPIGKALANLHDVMEMQVEVLAGYGIPINIAQGCLRMRIAEVGRGVSPINHYKVVDAARLLKTSLINVHTPCDNLVANFLKKKMARKKFEYVSEVIEFFEEIPEYAEAKKRGAGPKLFAGSPENFCGKIALTEITGGTSGAKEIFEKLAQAGIGTIIGMHMSEEHKKEAEKHHLNVVIAGHISSDSVGVNLFLDELEKKGIEVVTCSGLMRVKRSNK, encoded by the coding sequence ATGAATGTACAAGAAATTTTCAACTTAGCTTTAAAATTAGGAATTAAGTCTGATTTACGTGGAGAAAAGCGAGTTTTGCAATTACAAAAAAAGAAAAAAGAACAGTATGATAAATTACCGAAAGATAAACGTAAAGATTTCAATAGAGAAAGTTTAGATAATCCATTTTTAGATAGTGGAATTCATTTCGACAGCAAAAAAGAAGTAAAAAAGGTTCTTTGCGGAATTGATATTGATACTTCAGAAATGCTTTTGGCAAAAGAACTTGGCGGAATTGATTTAGTTATTGGACATCACCCCATTGGAAAAGCGCTAGCGAATCTTCATGATGTAATGGAAATGCAAGTTGAGGTTTTAGCAGGCTATGGAATCCCGATTAATATTGCTCAAGGATGTTTAAGAATGCGTATTGCAGAAGTTGGACGTGGAGTTAGTCCGATAAATCATTATAAAGTAGTAGATGCAGCTAGACTTCTAAAAACTAGTTTGATCAATGTACATACCCCGTGTGACAACTTAGTTGCAAACTTTTTGAAGAAAAAAATGGCGCGTAAAAAGTTCGAATATGTTAGTGAAGTTATAGAATTTTTTGAGGAGATTCCGGAATATGCGGAGGCCAAAAAACGAGGTGCAGGCCCAAAACTTTTTGCTGGCAGCCCAGAAAATTTTTGTGGAAAGATTGCACTAACAGAAATCACTGGTGGAACTAGTGGCGCAAAGGAAATTTTTGAGAAGCTAGCTCAGGCAGGAATTGGAACAATTATTGGAATGCATATGAGTGAGGAACATAAGAAAGAAGCAGAAAAACATCACCTCAATGTTGTAATTGCTGGACACATCTCTTCAGATTCAGTTGGTGTTAATTTATTTTTGGATGAATTAGAAAAAAAAGGAATTGAAGTTGTCACCTGTTCAGGATTGATGAGAGTGAAAAGATCCAATAAATAA
- a CDS encoding DNA helicase UvrD, with protein MRTIADLHIHSKYSRATSPQMEVVTLAVWASKKGIGVMATGDFTHPQYLKELKEKLTEDGSGLLVLRQAQNDNPVRFILSGEISCIYKDKDKTRRQHVCLLVPDFETVDKINAELNKLGCNLKSDGRPIIGLSAKRLAQICFEANEKTLVIPAHIWTPWFSLFGSKSGYDSIEECYEELTPHIYAVETGLSSDPEMNWRLSALDNLTMLSNSDAHSPKNIGREANVFDLEEVNYDEIYNIIKTKDLKKFLYTIEFYPQEGRYHFDGHSKCKFVCTPQESKNKHKNICPVCKKELVLGVEHRVDDLADRKLGFRPKNATPFKSLVPLQEIIAECYQKGKLTKTVQTVFEEMLEKKTEFEILLDLTRKEIELISSEIIAEAIIRVREGKVYTQPGYDGEYGTVKVFDETDINKQLQKNKQL; from the coding sequence ATGCGAACAATAGCCGACCTCCACATTCATTCTAAATACTCCCGTGCTACTTCACCCCAAATGGAAGTGGTGACCTTGGCTGTATGGGCAAGTAAAAAAGGGATTGGGGTAATGGCGACTGGTGATTTTACTCATCCGCAGTACTTGAAAGAACTTAAAGAAAAATTAACTGAAGATGGTTCAGGCTTGTTGGTTCTTCGGCAAGCTCAGAATGACAACCCTGTTAGGTTTATTTTAAGTGGGGAAATAAGTTGTATTTACAAAGATAAAGATAAGACAAGGCGTCAGCATGTTTGTTTATTAGTGCCGGATTTTGAAACCGTTGACAAGATAAATGCGGAATTAAATAAGCTTGGTTGTAATTTAAAATCTGATGGTCGACCTATAATTGGATTGAGTGCAAAAAGACTTGCTCAGATTTGTTTTGAGGCTAATGAAAAAACTTTGGTGATCCCGGCGCATATTTGGACTCCTTGGTTTTCCTTGTTTGGTTCCAAGTCGGGCTATGATTCAATAGAAGAATGCTATGAAGAATTAACGCCGCACATTTACGCAGTAGAAACTGGTCTTAGTTCTGATCCAGAAATGAATTGGCGACTGTCCGCTTTGGACAATTTAACTATGCTTTCTAATTCAGACGCGCATAGTCCAAAAAACATTGGCAGGGAAGCTAATGTTTTTGATTTAGAAGAAGTTAATTACGATGAAATTTATAATATTATTAAAACCAAAGATTTGAAAAAGTTTTTATATACTATTGAATTTTATCCGCAAGAGGGCAGATACCATTTTGATGGCCACAGTAAATGTAAATTCGTTTGCACTCCACAGGAAAGTAAAAATAAGCATAAGAATATTTGTCCAGTTTGTAAAAAAGAGTTAGTTTTAGGAGTTGAACATCGAGTTGATGATCTAGCGGATCGGAAACTTGGATTCAGACCGAAAAATGCAACTCCTTTCAAAAGTTTAGTCCCACTTCAAGAAATTATTGCTGAATGTTATCAAAAAGGTAAGCTCACAAAGACCGTGCAAACAGTTTTTGAAGAAATGTTAGAAAAGAAAACTGAATTTGAAATATTATTAGATCTAACTCGTAAAGAAATCGAATTAATTTCCAGTGAAATAATCGCTGAAGCAATTATCCGTGTCCGGGAAGGCAAAGTTTACACTCAACCTGGTTATGATGGGGAATATGGGACTGTGAAAGTTTTTGATGAGACGGATATTAATAAACAATTACAAAAAAATAAACAATTGTAA
- a CDS encoding M15 family metallopeptidase has product MLGTIENPIIDSQMTSQDAVAFNLNNDCPESILNSQKVVRVLYYSFDNLIHAGQIVVNEIVIEDIKKIFEVILENKFPIAKVIPISNKKYYKNGNWDDELSMQDNNSSGFNYRKIIGTDNLSTHASGLAVDINPKINPYISPKLIQPQGAVYDPTKPGVLTKDCPVVKIFESLGWLWGAELIGKVDYHHFQKIRNK; this is encoded by the coding sequence ATGCTTGGAACAATAGAAAATCCAATTATAGATAGTCAAATGACATCTCAAGATGCAGTTGCTTTTAATTTAAACAATGATTGTCCGGAGAGTATTTTGAACTCTCAAAAAGTTGTAAGAGTATTATATTATTCTTTTGATAATTTAATTCATGCAGGTCAAATAGTAGTGAACGAAATTGTTATAGAAGATATAAAAAAAATATTTGAGGTGATTTTGGAAAATAAATTTCCTATTGCTAAGGTTATTCCAATTTCTAATAAAAAATATTATAAAAATGGAAATTGGGATGATGAGTTATCAATGCAAGATAATAATTCATCAGGATTTAATTATCGTAAAATTATTGGTACAGATAATTTGTCAACGCACGCTTCTGGGTTAGCCGTTGATATTAATCCCAAAATTAATCCATATATCAGTCCTAAATTAATTCAACCACAAGGTGCGGTATATGATCCAACTAAACCGGGTGTTTTAACTAAAGATTGTCCGGTAGTGAAAATATTTGAATCTCTGGGTTGGCTTTGGGGAGCGGAATTGATTGGCAAGGTAGATTATCATCATTTTCAAAAAATAAGAAATAAATAA
- a CDS encoding metallophosphoesterase produces MSETWFYSDPHFFHEKIIEYCNRPFDNVKQMNEAILENLNAVIKPKDFVYCLGDVFYWRIAFARMEAMFRLMPGRKFLIIGNHDKMHQMKKLPWEWICQQKEIRVKRQRIFLNHYAMRTWNHAFKGSWHLFGHSHGLLEPHGLSCPIDVDSWEFSPVHFDTITKLMRKLESHTDQDDRDNKIWLGQEFSK; encoded by the coding sequence ATGTCAGAGACTTGGTTTTATTCTGATCCACATTTTTTTCATGAAAAGATTATTGAATATTGCAATCGTCCATTTGATAATGTTAAGCAAATGAACGAAGCAATTTTAGAAAATCTGAATGCAGTTATTAAGCCAAAAGATTTCGTCTACTGTCTGGGTGATGTGTTCTATTGGCGGATTGCCTTTGCTCGCATGGAAGCGATGTTTAGACTAATGCCAGGCAGAAAATTTTTGATCATTGGCAACCATGACAAAATGCATCAAATGAAAAAGTTGCCCTGGGAATGGATTTGCCAGCAAAAAGAGATTCGAGTGAAAAGGCAGCGAATTTTTCTCAATCACTATGCAATGCGGACTTGGAACCATGCTTTTAAGGGGTCCTGGCATTTATTTGGTCATTCACATGGCCTACTTGAGCCACATGGTTTGTCTTGTCCGATTGATGTTGATTCTTGGGAGTTTAGTCCAGTTCATTTTGACACAATTACGAAGTTGATGAGAAAGCTAGAATCGCATACTGACCAAGATGATCGAGACAATAAGATTTGGCTAGGCCAAGAGTTTTCAAAGTAA
- a CDS encoding isoleucine--tRNA ligase, giving the protein MAKSQFAQNEEKLIEKWEEKNIFQKTLDKKSTKGNFVFFEGPPTANGKPGIHHVLARAFKDVIPRYKTMQGFHVERKAGWDTHGLPVELQVEKELKISGKPDIEKFGIEEFNVKCKESVWRYKKDWEELTRRIAFWVDMENPYTTYSNDYIESLWWIFNQAHEKGLVYKGYKVVPQCPRCGTALSSHEVAQGYKNVEETSIYIKFKVKDQKDTFILSWTTTPWTLPGNIALAVGESISYVKVKVENEFYILAESLLGEVFEDKVEVVEKLIGKDLLGIEYEPLFPGAVDAGDKKAWFVGKADFVTTEDGTGIVHTAVMYGEDDFQFGLENDLPFVHTVDEGGKFVESVQKWAGKFVKSSKVEKEIVEDLEERSLLLKERMYEHDYPFCWRCDSPLLYYAKDSWFIKMSALKDELIKNNAKINWVPDHIKTGRFGEWLENVKDWAISRQRYWGTPLPIWECDKCEKFEVIGDFAELEKKTGALPKNGKGELDFHRPYVDTLEYGCGCGGQMKRTSDVCDCWFDAGSMPFAQHHYPFENKELVDSGEQYPAEYISEAIDQTRGWFYTLLAVSTFLGKGASYKNVICLGHIRDKDGKKMSKSKGNVIDPWMIADKYGVDALRMHLYTINQPGEPKNFDENAVKDVLRKTVMLLGNVVNFYGMYGEVKSEKLKVKSKNVLDVWIVSKLNLLIRDVTKDLEEYHVFESGRKIMDFIDELSTWYVRRSRDRFKTEGADKENAVATLNYVLNEFVKLIAPFMPFAADSFYQKLDGEKESVHLAEWPVSDKKLIDENVLKDMELARQVVELGLSARDEKQIKVRQPLQYLRYQGTKLDNQLENIIAEELNVKEVKHTKEVREQADRVVKEASNVKVGLNIELTDELKLECLVRELTRQINNLRKNQGLTRTDQVKLVYSTKGEQLKKLFANEDMVEKLKQATLLTEVEEGGGETEVKVNDETIKITLEK; this is encoded by the coding sequence ATGGCTAAATCACAATTCGCTCAAAATGAAGAAAAATTAATAGAAAAATGGGAAGAAAAAAATATTTTCCAAAAAACTTTAGACAAAAAATCGACTAAAGGTAATTTTGTTTTTTTTGAAGGCCCACCAACTGCTAACGGTAAGCCTGGTATTCACCATGTATTAGCACGAGCGTTCAAAGATGTAATTCCACGCTACAAAACAATGCAGGGTTTTCATGTGGAAAGAAAAGCGGGCTGGGATACTCATGGGTTGCCTGTTGAACTTCAGGTTGAAAAAGAATTAAAAATTTCTGGTAAACCGGACATTGAAAAATTTGGAATTGAAGAATTTAATGTTAAATGCAAAGAAAGCGTTTGGCGATACAAAAAAGATTGGGAAGAACTGACTCGAAGAATTGCATTCTGGGTGGACATGGAAAACCCATATACAACTTATTCTAATGATTATATTGAATCATTGTGGTGGATTTTTAATCAGGCGCATGAGAAGGGTTTAGTTTACAAAGGATATAAAGTTGTCCCGCAATGCCCGCGCTGTGGAACTGCACTATCTTCTCACGAAGTTGCGCAAGGTTACAAAAATGTGGAGGAAACTTCAATCTATATCAAATTTAAAGTCAAAGATCAAAAAGACACCTTCATTCTTTCTTGGACGACAACTCCTTGGACTTTGCCGGGAAATATTGCTCTTGCGGTTGGTGAAAGTATCAGTTATGTGAAAGTTAAAGTTGAAAATGAATTTTATATTCTGGCTGAATCATTGCTTGGCGAAGTTTTTGAAGACAAGGTTGAAGTTGTTGAAAAATTAATAGGAAAAGATTTATTGGGAATAGAATATGAACCATTATTTCCTGGTGCGGTGGATGCTGGCGATAAAAAGGCCTGGTTCGTGGGTAAGGCAGATTTTGTCACTACCGAAGACGGAACTGGAATTGTGCATACTGCAGTAATGTATGGTGAAGATGATTTTCAATTTGGTCTAGAAAATGATTTACCGTTTGTTCATACTGTTGATGAAGGTGGAAAATTTGTTGAAAGCGTTCAGAAGTGGGCCGGAAAGTTTGTTAAAAGTTCTAAAGTTGAAAAAGAAATTGTTGAAGATTTAGAAGAACGTAGTTTGTTATTGAAAGAACGAATGTATGAACATGATTATCCGTTTTGTTGGCGCTGTGATAGCCCATTGCTTTATTACGCAAAGGATTCTTGGTTTATAAAAATGTCTGCGTTGAAAGATGAGTTAATAAAAAATAATGCAAAGATAAATTGGGTGCCTGACCATATTAAAACTGGAAGATTTGGTGAGTGGTTAGAAAACGTTAAAGATTGGGCTATTTCCAGACAACGATATTGGGGCACACCACTTCCGATTTGGGAATGTGATAAGTGTGAAAAGTTTGAAGTGATTGGTGACTTTGCCGAGCTTGAGAAAAAGACAGGTGCATTACCAAAAAATGGTAAGGGTGAGTTGGATTTTCATCGACCATACGTTGATACTTTAGAATATGGTTGTGGTTGTGGCGGTCAGATGAAGAGAACTTCTGATGTTTGTGATTGTTGGTTTGATGCAGGGTCAATGCCATTTGCTCAGCATCATTATCCTTTTGAAAACAAGGAATTAGTTGATAGTGGAGAGCAATATCCAGCTGAATATATTTCTGAGGCGATTGATCAAACTCGTGGTTGGTTTTATACGTTGCTGGCAGTTTCAACTTTTCTTGGTAAAGGTGCTAGTTATAAAAATGTGATTTGCCTTGGACATATTCGTGATAAAGATGGAAAGAAAATGAGTAAGTCAAAAGGAAACGTTATAGATCCATGGATGATTGCTGATAAGTATGGAGTTGATGCTCTGCGTATGCATTTGTATACAATTAATCAACCGGGAGAGCCAAAGAATTTTGATGAGAATGCAGTTAAAGATGTCCTTCGTAAGACTGTAATGTTGCTCGGTAACGTTGTTAATTTTTATGGAATGTATGGAGAAGTTAAAAGTGAAAAGTTAAAAGTGAAAAGTAAGAATGTTTTGGATGTTTGGATTGTTTCAAAGTTAAATTTACTAATTCGGGATGTGACGAAAGATTTGGAGGAATATCATGTTTTTGAAAGTGGGCGAAAGATTATGGATTTTATTGATGAGCTATCTACTTGGTATGTTCGTCGTTCACGAGATAGATTCAAAACTGAAGGAGCAGATAAAGAAAATGCAGTAGCGACTTTAAATTATGTCTTAAATGAATTTGTGAAATTAATCGCACCTTTTATGCCGTTTGCAGCGGATAGTTTTTATCAAAAGCTTGATGGCGAAAAGGAATCAGTGCATTTAGCAGAATGGCCAGTGTCTGATAAAAAATTAATTGATGAAAATGTTTTGAAAGATATGGAATTAGCTCGGCAAGTTGTGGAGCTTGGATTGTCTGCGCGTGATGAAAAACAAATTAAGGTTCGACAGCCATTACAGTATCTTCGTTATCAAGGTACAAAACTTGATAACCAATTAGAAAATATTATTGCGGAAGAACTTAATGTCAAAGAAGTAAAACACACCAAAGAGGTGAGAGAACAAGCAGATCGTGTTGTTAAAGAAGCTTCAAACGTAAAGGTGGGATTAAACATTGAATTAACGGATGAATTAAAACTTGAATGTTTAGTTCGTGAGTTAACCAGGCAAATAAACAATCTTCGTAAAAATCAGGGTTTAACTCGAACGGATCAAGTTAAATTAGTTTATTCTACAAAAGGGGAACAACTTAAAAAATTATTCGCTAATGAAGATATGGTTGAAAAATTAAAACAAGCTACATTATTAACTGAAGTTGAAGAAGGGGGCGGAGAAACCGAAGTTAAGGTTAATGATGAAACAATTAAGATAACTCTTGAAAAATAA
- a CDS encoding U32 family peptidase, with amino-acid sequence MKQIELLAPAGDLNKLKIAFAFGADAVYCGLPDFSLRVRINQFDLAKLSEGIEYAHALGKKVYVTINIYAHNKHLLNLDKYIDKLKQLKPDGLIISDPGVLSVVKNIWPSYAKASDGKPGIAIHLSTQANCTNWQSAKFWYDQGVKRIILGREVTLEEIKEIHAKVPEVELETFVHGAMCMSYSGRCLLSKYFNDRSANLGDCTQPCRWQYKIKKEKKKEIQKVIIEEMKRPDDLLIIEEDQHGSYIMNSKDLCLVEHLQELKDAGVMSFKIEGRAKSIYYVGNTTRVYRRAIDALKEQESKGKYQGKGKDQRIKNKDNEKYLVELKKAQNRGFTAGFLFGKDECEQKIDKCHEDCDWEFCGQVIEVGAKLNSAQSANHKMACVKVHNQIKVGDDVEFVVPVGENLKYKVEKILDEEKNEISEAHGGQDKNIYLPIEKELPEHTLLRRKLKII; translated from the coding sequence ATGAAACAAATTGAATTATTAGCCCCAGCAGGCGACTTAAACAAGCTAAAAATAGCATTTGCCTTTGGTGCAGATGCAGTTTATTGTGGTCTGCCAGATTTTTCTTTACGTGTTAGAATTAACCAGTTCGATTTGGCTAAATTAAGTGAAGGAATTGAGTATGCTCATGCTTTAGGTAAAAAGGTTTATGTAACAATTAATATCTATGCTCATAATAAGCATTTGCTAAATTTAGATAAATATATTGATAAATTAAAGCAACTAAAGCCCGATGGTTTGATTATTTCCGATCCTGGTGTGTTGTCGGTCGTGAAAAATATTTGGCCATCCTACGCTAAAGCTTCGGATGGTAAACCAGGTATTGCAATTCATTTGTCCACTCAGGCCAATTGTACAAACTGGCAATCAGCAAAATTTTGGTATGACCAGGGAGTGAAGCGAATTATTCTCGGTCGCGAAGTAACACTTGAAGAAATTAAAGAAATTCACGCTAAGGTTCCGGAAGTGGAACTGGAAACTTTTGTTCATGGCGCAATGTGCATGTCTTATTCTGGTCGTTGTTTATTGTCAAAATATTTTAATGATCGTAGTGCCAATTTAGGAGATTGCACTCAACCGTGTAGATGGCAATATAAAATTAAAAAAGAAAAAAAGAAAGAAATACAAAAAGTAATTATTGAAGAAATGAAGCGGCCGGATGATTTATTAATAATAGAAGAAGATCAACATGGTAGTTATATTATGAATTCTAAAGATTTATGTTTAGTTGAGCATTTGCAGGAATTAAAAGATGCAGGAGTAATGTCATTCAAGATTGAAGGACGCGCGAAAAGTATATATTATGTTGGCAACACTACGCGCGTTTATCGTCGCGCCATTGACGCGCTTAAGGAGCAAGAATCAAAGGGCAAATATCAAGGAAAGGGGAAGGATCAAAGAATAAAGAATAAAGATAATGAGAAATATTTAGTTGAATTGAAAAAAGCCCAAAACCGAGGATTCACAGCCGGATTTTTATTTGGTAAAGATGAGTGTGAACAAAAAATTGATAAATGTCATGAAGATTGTGATTGGGAATTTTGTGGGCAAGTAATTGAGGTCGGGGCAAAATTAAATTCTGCCCAGTCTGCCAACCACAAAATGGCATGTGTGAAAGTTCATAATCAGATCAAAGTTGGAGATGACGTTGAATTTGTGGTTCCTGTCGGAGAAAATTTAAAATATAAGGTTGAAAAAATATTAGATGAAGAGAAAAATGAAATTTCCGAAGCTCATGGTGGGCAAGATAAAAATATATATTTACCAATAGAAAAAGAATTACCAGAACATACTTTGTTAAGAAGAAAGTTGAAAATAATTTAA